From the genome of Terriglobales bacterium:
GCGCCGGTGTGGGCCAACCCCGGCCCCTACCGACCCGACAACAAGTACTTCCCCTACTTCGAAGCCTGGCACCTGCTGCGCCGCCCTGCGCCTCAGGCCGTGTCGTCGCGCCAGCGACGACGGCCTCTTAGCCCGGGACGCGAGTCCCGGGACAGGACACAGCGCTAGGCCAAGTCGCGCCAGCGACGACGGCCTTCAGCCCAACATATACCGAGGATCGTCGGCGATCCCATGTTTGGCCAAGAGACTCACAAACTCGGAATCAAACGTGTGCTTCTGATGGTGTTCCGGTTGATGGCGAACGTAGTTAAGAACTGTTGTCAGTTGCGATTGTCCCACGCTCACGGCGCCATATCCGTCCTGCCACGTAAATGCCTTGTGCCCTTTCTCTCGCATCCATTTAGAGGAGACGGCCTTAATCGTCTGGACCGTCTTTGCCAGGGGCATCGTAGGAGGCAGATTGATGACGAGATGGACGTGGTCATCGATTCCACCGACCGCGAGGACCTCGATGCCACGGTCTGCCGTGACCTTACCAATGAAATTCCATAAATCCGCTTGGACCTCGGGCGAGATCTGCTTGCGGCGCCCTTTGGTGCTGAATGAAATGTGGATACGATTTCGTACGTAGGTGTGAGCCATACACCCTCCGACAAGGTGGCGGAGGATAACACCTGGGGTCAGGAATTGCAGTGACAACCGTCGTCGCTGGCGCGACTACCGTGGTGGTCCAATCTCTTTCCGGCACTGCCGTGCCGGCCTGCAAACCCACCGTCGCTGTCGCGACGCGGCGTTGGGCGCGCTGTCCTTCAGACAAGAAACCTGCCGCGCCGCGACGACGGCCTTGTAGCCCGGGACGCAAGTCCCGGGTACGGATACGAATGAGAATCTGAGCCGCGGTAGCGGCGACGGGTGTTTTATGGAGAATCCACGGTCGCTGGCGCGACTGTCCGCGAACTACGCACCTGTTCCCGGCACTCTCCTGCCGGGCTGCAAACCCATTGTCGCTGGCGCGACAAATCCGTCGCGGTAGCGACGATCGCACTATAGCCCGGGACGACAGTCCCGGGATGGGAGCGGAGGGTCGATCCAAGCCGCGGTAGCGCCGACGGATGTTTCCGTGGTGTGACGCAGCAATAGCTACGCACAGGGGATTTATCCCTTTTCCCTTCTTCTCCCAAGCTCAACCGCTTCAACCGCGCTCACATGCATATCCCCCGCCGGGAATCGGCCAATGAACTTGCCACAATGCCCGCACTTCGCATCTTCGCTACGATTTGCCAAATTCCTGGTGCGGACGATGACATTCGACATCTTCCCGCAGAAATCGCACTTCACGAACCAGATCGGCTCGAGAACCAACGAGAGTTCGGCCAACTGCGCCTCGCTGACCGGGGTGGGGGCGTCCACCATCAGGTCCACCGCCTTGGCGGTCTTGGGGAAGGGGATGACCTCGCGCAGGCTGTCGGCCCCGGCCAGGATCATCACGATGCGGTCCAGTCCCAGCGCGATGCCGCCGTGCGGCGGGGTGCCGTACTCCAGCGCCTCCAGGAAGAAGCCGAAGCGCGAACGTGCCTCCTCCTCGGTCATGCCCAGGGCCTTGAAGATGGCGCGCTGCACGTCCTGGCGGTGGATGCGGATGGACCCCGAGCCCAGCTCCGTCCCGTTGAGCACCAGGTCGTAGGCGCGGGCCCGCACCGTGTCCAGGTCGCGCCCCGCGATCACCTTCTCCATGTCCTGCTCGAAGGGCGAGGTGAAAGGATGGTGGGCCGCGTTGTAGCGCTCTTCGGTCTCGTCCCACTCGAACATGGGGAAATCGGTGACCCAGACAAAGTGGTATGAACTTGCGTGCTTGCGGTCGCCGGCGAAGGCGCCGTGGCGCTCGGCGTACTTGCGCGCCAGCTCCACCCGGAAGACCCCGGCGGCGGTGTACACCGCCATCGTCGCCTTGCGCCTCTGCTCCGGGGTGCGGTTAGTGACCACGGCGCCACCCACGATGACCAGCAGGTCATCGTGGGTAGCCGAGCAATTCTGGCGGACCTTCGTCACCGCCTCCGGCCACGATTTCTCCAGCCGCTTGAGGTCGTCGATGAGCTTGGCCCCGCCCTTGGCGTTGAACAGCGCCTTGTTGTCGTCGCGCTCTTTGCGCGAGAGCTCGCCCACCTTGGGGATCTTGACGGCGACCAGGGGCAGCTCGGCATCGAGCTGCAAGGTCTGCATCATCTCGGCGGTGAACAAGTCGTGGACGTCGGTGAAGCCGGGCAGGCGCAGGTCGGGCTTGTCGATGCCGTACAACCGGATGGCCTGGTCGTAGGGCATCTGCGGGAACGGTCCCTGGATCGCGACCCCGGCGGCCACCCATGCCGCTTTCACGAAGTTCTCCACCACATCGAAGACGCGCTCCTGTTGCGGGTACGACATCTCCAGATCGATCTGGGTGAACTCCGGCTGGCGGTCGGCGCGCAGGTCCTCGTCGCGGAAGCAGCGCACGATCTGGAAGTATCGGTCGAAGCCGGAGATCATCAGGATCTGCTTGAACAGTTGCGGCGACTGCGGCAGGGCGTAGAACGAGCCGGGATAGACGCGGCTGGGCACCAGGTAGTCGCGCGCCCCTTCTGGGGTGGAGCGGGTCATGAACGGGGTCTCAATCTCGAAGAAGCCCTGTTGCGACAGGTTCTGGCGGATGGCCAGCGCCACCTTGTGGCGCAGCTCGATGTTGGCCTGCATGGGCTCGCGGCGGAGGTCGATGTAGCGGTATTTCAGCCGCATTTCTTCATTCGGCAAAACCGCTTCACTGGGGAGGAACGGCGGCGTCTTGGCCTCGTTCAGGATGCGCAACTCGTCGCACACCACCTCGATCTCGCCGGTGGAGAGCTTGGGGTTGATGGCCTCGGGGTCGCGCTTCTTCACCCGCCCGATCACCGCCACCACGAACTCCATGCGCAGGGTCTCGGCCTTGGCGTGCGCCGCGGCGTTGGATTCCTGGTCGATCACCACCTGGCTGATGCCGGTGCGGTCGCGGATGTCGAGGAAGATCAGCTTGCCGTGGTCGCGCCGCTTGTTGACCCAGCCCATGAGCACGACCTTCTGGCCGGCGTCCGATGTGCGCAGCTCTCCGCAGCGGTGGGTGCGTCGTAGATCTCCGAGGAAATCGAGCAAGATCAGTCCCTATCGATGTTGGCGTCATGCTGAGCGGCTTTAGCCGTGAAGCATCTCGCGCGCAGCTCACAGTCTTGATGGTGCACGCGAGATCCTTCAGGCCTGAAGGCCCTCAGGATGACGCCGGTTCCAATATAAGAATTCTCCGCGTGAGCGGGAACGACGATTATAACGGCTATGCGCTATGAGCTATGCGCTATGAACCAGCGATCACCCTCGCCAGCTCCCCGCGCGGCAGCGTGACCTGCTCGCCCGTCGCCAGGTTCTTGAGGGCAAACATGCCCGACTTCGCCTCGTTCTCCCCCAGGATGATGGCGAAGCGCGCCCCGGTCTTGGCGGCCAGCTCCAGCGACTTCTTCAAGCGAAAGTTCTCGTCGCCCAGGTCCACGATCAGGCCCGCCCGCCGCAGCTCGCGCCCCAGCTTCGCCGCCTCCTTATTCATGCCCGCTCCCAGCGGCGCGATGTAGGCGTCCGCCGCCGTGGCCTTCGGCTGGTGATGCTCACTCAGCGTCAGGACCAACCTGTCTTCTCCAATGGCGAAGCCGATCCCCGGCGCCTTCGGCCCGCCCAGCGCTTCGCTCAGCCCGTCGTACCTCCCTCCTCCCAGGATGGCGTTCTGCGCCCCCAGCGCCCCATGCGTGAACTCGAAGGTTGTCTTTTGATAATAGTCGAGACCTCGAACCATCCTTGGATTCACTTTGTATGGGATGGAGAGGGAGTCGAGGATGGCGCGGACCTCGGCGAAGTGCTGGCGGCAGGGCTCGTCGAGGTAGTCCATGATCTTGGGCAGCTTCTCGATGATCGGCTGGTCTTCGGGGACCTTGCAGTCGAGCACGCGCAGCGGATTGGTCTCGGCGCGGCGCTGGCAGTCGGCGCACATTTTTCCGACCACGGGTTTCAGGGCGGCGCGCAGGGCTTCGTTGTAGCGCTGGCGATCGTTGATGCAGCCGACGGAGTTGAGCTCCAGGGTCCAGCCGGTCAGGCCGAGGCGGTCGAGGAAGGTGGCCAGCATCTCCAGGACTTCGGCGTCCACGGCGGGCGACTCGCTGCCCGCGGTGGGCGGGCCGATGATCTCGGCGCCGATCTGGTAGAACTGGCGGTAGCGTCCCTTCTGCGGGCGCTCGCGGCGGAACTGCGGGCCGATGTAGAAAAGTTTCTGCAGGCCGGGGCGCTCCCATAGCCGGTTCTCGATGTAGGCGCGCACCACGCCGGCGGTGTTCTCAGGGCGCAGCGCCAGCCACTGCCCTTTCTCGGACTGGGCGCGGGCTCGGTCCTCCCAGGCGAACATTTCTTTGGAGACGATGTCGGTATCCTCGCCCACCGAGCGCTGGAAGAGGGAGAGGTCTTCGAGAACAGGCGTGCGGATCTCGTGGAAGTGGTAGGAGCGGAAGACGTCGCGGGCCGCCGACTCGACGAAGTTCCACAGCTCGGTGTCGGGAGGAAGAAGGTCGCGGGTTCCGCGGACGGCTTTGATCATTTGGTCGTTGGTCGTCGGTCGTTGGTCGTTGGCCAGCTACTAGCTACCTCTTCGATTCTTTCAGGTACTGCTCCTTATAGCCGAGATAGTTCTGGGCGTAGCGCATGATCATCTGCTGGGCGGCCTCGTCCAGTTTCTTGCGGAACTTGCCGGGGACGCCCATCCACAGCGAATGGGGCTCGACCTCGGTGCCTTCGGGGATGACGGTGCCGGCGGCGATGATGCTTCCTCGCCCGATGTGCGCCCCATTCAGGATGACCGAGCCCATGCCGATCAGGCAGTGGTCTTCGACCTTGCATCCGTGCAGCGTGACCGAATGGCCGATGGTCACCCAGTCGCCGACCTCGACCGTGTACTGGCCGAGCATGCCGTGGAGCACGGAGCAATCCTGCACATTGGAGTTGCGGCCGATGCGGATGGAGTTGACGTCGCCGCGGAGGACGGCGTTCATCCAGACGCTGGCGTGCTCGCCCAGGACGACGTCGCCGATGATCTGGGCGGATTCGTCCACGTAACAGGTGGAGGCGATCTGGGGCGAGATGCCTTTGTAGGAGCGGATCATCGGGTCAAAAGGAAAGCGTAGAAGTTAGCATGTGCCGGAGAGGCGGAGCAAACACGGGAGAGGCCGATTGGATAATTGGGCAATCGGGTAATTGATTCTTGACGACCTTAGTTACTTTGGTTCAAAGAAGGAACACGCGCCCGGCAGGAGATGCTAATATCCGGCACATCGGGGAGAGAGTGGCGACAGCCGTCCAGACACACGAGGTCGTGATCGAGATCGGCGGGATGGCGGTGTGCGTGCGCACCGAGAGCGCGGAATTCCGCCGGATGCTGGAAGAGCGGTACGTGGGGTTTGTTACGCCCGCTGCGCGGGCTGCCCGGCCGGGGGCGGCCGGGCTACAAAATCACTTCTCTCTGGATGTGGAACTGTTGCCCGATGGCGCCCTTGGCGCGGATGAGGATGTGCGGGTCAGGCGCGAGGGCGGGCGGTGGGAGATGACCCGCGGCGATTTCCGGGCGGGGTGGGGGCCGGACAAGCGTCAGGGATGGGTACGGCAGACGGCGAATCCCTACGCCATCGATTCGGTGCTCCGCATCCTGCACACGCTGCTGCTGGCCGAGGAGGGAGGATTCCTCCTGCACGGGGCGTCGGCCATCCGCAACGGCAAGGCGTTCCTGTTCTCGGGAAAATCAGGGGCGGGCAAGACGACCATTTCGCGGCTGGCGCCAAAAGACGTGACGCTGCTGACGGATGAGATCTCGTACATAAGGAAGGAAAAGCAGGTCCCTCGCGGGCTGAAGCCCACTCCGGATGACACCGGTGAGGGGTACGTCGCCTATGGGACGCCGTTCGCCGGGGAGCTGGCCAAGGTGGGGGAGAATGTGTCGGCGGCGATTGCGGGGCTCTACTTCCTGGAGAAGTCGCCAGAGAACCGGCTTGAGCCCATGGGTGGCACAGAAGCGTTGCAACGGCTGATGCAGAACATCCTTTTCTTCGCCGAAGATGAGAGACTGGTGCGCCAGGTGTTCGAGGCGGCAGGAGACTTCCTGGCGCGGGTGCCGGCGTTCCGGCTGGCCTTCGCGCCTGACGCGCGGGTCTGGGAGCTGATTCGATGAGTTACGTGGCCAGGAGCAAGCAGGTGGCCGCCCGCATGCTGGGCGAGGAGATGGTGATCATGTCAGGCCGGGACTCGACCCTGTTCACCCTGAGCCCGGTGGCGACCGCCATCTGGAACGCCGCTGATGGACAGACCCCGCTGGAACGGATCGTCGAGGAGCGAGTGTGCGAGGAGTTCGAGGTGGACCGGGAAACGGCCCTGGCCGACGCGCAGGCGTTCGTCGCAGAGCT
Proteins encoded in this window:
- the tnpA gene encoding IS200/IS605 family transposase translates to MAHTYVRNRIHISFSTKGRRKQISPEVQADLWNFIGKVTADRGIEVLAVGGIDDHVHLVINLPPTMPLAKTVQTIKAVSSKWMREKGHKAFTWQDGYGAVSVGQSQLTTVLNYVRHQPEHHQKHTFDSEFVSLLAKHGIADDPRYMLG
- the aspS gene encoding aspartate--tRNA ligase, which translates into the protein MLDFLGDLRRTHRCGELRTSDAGQKVVLMGWVNKRRDHGKLIFLDIRDRTGISQVVIDQESNAAAHAKAETLRMEFVVAVIGRVKKRDPEAINPKLSTGEIEVVCDELRILNEAKTPPFLPSEAVLPNEEMRLKYRYIDLRREPMQANIELRHKVALAIRQNLSQQGFFEIETPFMTRSTPEGARDYLVPSRVYPGSFYALPQSPQLFKQILMISGFDRYFQIVRCFRDEDLRADRQPEFTQIDLEMSYPQQERVFDVVENFVKAAWVAAGVAIQGPFPQMPYDQAIRLYGIDKPDLRLPGFTDVHDLFTAEMMQTLQLDAELPLVAVKIPKVGELSRKERDDNKALFNAKGGAKLIDDLKRLEKSWPEAVTKVRQNCSATHDDLLVIVGGAVVTNRTPEQRRKATMAVYTAAGVFRVELARKYAERHGAFAGDRKHASSYHFVWVTDFPMFEWDETEERYNAAHHPFTSPFEQDMEKVIAGRDLDTVRARAYDLVLNGTELGSGSIRIHRQDVQRAIFKALGMTEEEARSRFGFFLEALEYGTPPHGGIALGLDRIVMILAGADSLREVIPFPKTAKAVDLMVDAPTPVSEAQLAELSLVLEPIWFVKCDFCGKMSNVIVRTRNLANRSEDAKCGHCGKFIGRFPAGDMHVSAVEAVELGRRREKG
- the hisS gene encoding histidine--tRNA ligase, translating into MIKAVRGTRDLLPPDTELWNFVESAARDVFRSYHFHEIRTPVLEDLSLFQRSVGEDTDIVSKEMFAWEDRARAQSEKGQWLALRPENTAGVVRAYIENRLWERPGLQKLFYIGPQFRRERPQKGRYRQFYQIGAEIIGPPTAGSESPAVDAEVLEMLATFLDRLGLTGWTLELNSVGCINDRQRYNEALRAALKPVVGKMCADCQRRAETNPLRVLDCKVPEDQPIIEKLPKIMDYLDEPCRQHFAEVRAILDSLSIPYKVNPRMVRGLDYYQKTTFEFTHGALGAQNAILGGGRYDGLSEALGGPKAPGIGFAIGEDRLVLTLSEHHQPKATAADAYIAPLGAGMNKEAAKLGRELRRAGLIVDLGDENFRLKKSLELAAKTGARFAIILGENEAKSGMFALKNLATGEQVTLPRGELARVIAGS
- a CDS encoding gamma carbonic anhydrase family protein; this encodes MIRSYKGISPQIASTCYVDESAQIIGDVVLGEHASVWMNAVLRGDVNSIRIGRNSNVQDCSVLHGMLGQYTVEVGDWVTIGHSVTLHGCKVEDHCLIGMGSVILNGAHIGRGSIIAAGTVIPEGTEVEPHSLWMGVPGKFRKKLDEAAQQMIMRYAQNYLGYKEQYLKESKR
- a CDS encoding PqqD family protein; the protein is MSYVARSKQVAARMLGEEMVIMSGRDSTLFTLSPVATAIWNAADGQTPLERIVEERVCEEFEVDRETALADAQAFVAELAEHGIVLISEQPIT